The genomic DNA GCCCGTCTTATCGGAGACGGTAAAACAAGAAGTACCGCAAGCCATTCTACCTATGCACGAAACATCCAAGCCGATTACGTTTGATCACTTGCGTCACGCACAAGTGGAATGTACTCAATGCCATCACCAAAACGAACAACGCGCAATGAGCTTTACCTCCTACAAATGTGCAAGCTGTCACTCTACCGCGAAGAAAGACAAGTCTGAAGATAACGCTTACTTCAACATCATTCATGGTCGTAAAGCACTGCCGGGTGATCTTGGAACTCGCTGTATGTCTTGTCATATCAAAGAGCAAAAGACCAGAAGTAAAGACAAGCCTAGCTTAACTGGATGCACAAATTCCGGCTGCCATAAATAATAATTTGAATTGAGGTAATTATGAGTATCGACCGTCGTACATTAATAAAATTTATGGGCATTGCTGCTGCAAGCGCATCAACCACAGTCGCATTTGGTAGTAATGCAAGCAGTGCAGCTCCCGTGTCTACACGCAAACTATTTGAAGAAGTTAAACTAGGCACATTAACCCTAAAAAACAGACTTATCCGTTCTGCTACGTCTCAGTATCGCGCCACTGTCGATGGTGATCCTACTGAAGATTTGATGCGCGTCCATCGCGAACTCGCTCAAGGTGGAGTTAGTCTTATCATCACCGGTCTGACTTACATAATGAAGGACGATCAATATGGCCAAGCGGGTACGGGCTTATATGATGACTCTCAGATCGATTTATATCAAAAAGTGGTCAAGAATGCCCACGATCATGGCGCTAAAATAGCTGTACAGTTAGCAATGGTTGGCCCACAGAGTGACTATCGTATTGACCACCGCGTAGTCTATGGCGCATCTAAAGTGCCACACCCTATTTATGGCACAGTGCCAAATAAAGTCATGACTAAAGATGACATTAAATTTGCCATTCAATCATTTATCGATGCCGCTCTCAGAGCTAAAAAAGCGGGTTTCGATGCCATTGAATTGCATTTCGCTCACAATTATCTAGTGAGTCAATTCTTATTCCCTTACTACAACGATCGAACCGATGAATACGGCGGCCCAATAGAAAACCGTGCTCGGTTTGCGTTTGAAATTTTAGAAGCCGTTCGTGGCGCTGTCGGTGCTGACTACCCAATTATTGCCAAGGTTCATGGCCGTGATTACTTGGGCAGTCAAGCGGGTGGTAATACTCAAGATGAAAACCTATTTTTCATTAAAGGCTTAGTTAAGCGTGGTATTACGGCATTGGATATCAGTGGCGGTAATAAAGTGCGCGGAATGGGGGAGTTTCATCCTGAGCTTCAGGACGAGAAAGACCAATCCTATTTTGCCGATGATGCTAAATATATCAGCGAACATGTTGATGTTCCAATGATGGTGACTGGGGGCAATCGCTCACCACATCTAATGGAAAAAATCCTTGCTGAAGTTAGCAATATTGAAGCATTTGGTTTTGGTCGAACCATGTTATCTGAGCCTAATCTAGCCAACAACTGGAAACAAGATCCAAACCACAAGCCACGCTGTTTGTCGTGTAACTGGTGTATCGCCAACTATGGCACTCAAAAATCGCAATGTGTTCTCAATGTATCGCGCGCCTATATCCCTGCCGGGCATTAACTATTTAACCAATTTATTGAGTTGGTTTACCTAATTGACCGCATAAAAACTAATAACTCAGTGCGGTCATCAACATTATTGATGGAAATATTAACGATGAACAAAACAAAAATATTTACCCTACTTGCTACCGCAACAATGTTAAGCAGCCCGGCTATCGCTGAAGATAATTATGATATTGGCGGCATGGTGCGCGCAAATTACGTCTATGTGGACTATGACGATGCATCTCAAGATAAACTCGGTGATATGAAATTTGAGGTTGCTGCAATTTCGTTTAACGGCGAAAAAGACGATTTTGGTGTCTCTATGGAATATCGCTTGAGAGCTGATTTTGATGCGATTAAACATGGTTTTGCTTACTACAGCCCTAATGAAAGCACCACGATTAGAGCGGGTATCGCCAAGGTTCCATTTGGTAATATAGGCTATATTTCTAATAGTTATTGGCTAAGTTTACAGTATTACGTAGGCTTTGAGGATGACTACGACGCAGGTTTTTCTGTTCAGTACGATGGCGATGGTTACCGCACCGATGTGGCTTTCTTCAAAGGTGCTGAAAACTCTGCATCATTAACCAATCGGTTTGCAGCCGATCTTTACACTGGTAATATTAATGGCACTGAGTACACCGCAGAGGAGTCAAATCAAGTTAACTTACGTCAATCCTTCTTTGTTGACACTTTTGGTATAAAATCTACTATTGGTGCATCGGTTGAGTATGGGCAAATGTACGACAATGCTACCGGTAATAATGACAATCGTTATGCATATGCCGTCCATTATGACGGTACAATGGATGCGTGGAATGTGCAGGCTCAGTACCTGAAATACCAATTTGATACCGCCACATCGGATCAAAATGCCGTGGCAATGAGCGTATGCGGTGGAGCTTATGAGATTGCATCAGAAGCCTCTGCAGTCACCGTCAATGTATCCAGAAAGCTTACCTCTGCTTGGGGTGATTTAAAAATCTACAACGACTTTAACGTATTGATGCCTGAGCAAGACGACTTCGATAATAGCTATCAGAACGTTACCGGTATCAGTGTTGCAAACGGGCCACTCTTTGCCTGGTTCGATTTTATTGTGGGCAAGAACATGCTTTGGTCTTCACGTAGTAATCATGTTGGCTTGCAAGATGCCTTTGGCGATTGGGACAAAAAAGTAAACATCAATCTTGGCTACTACTTCTAAGATAACAGACATAGGCCAGTCCATGCGATTGGCCTAATTACTTGATAGGGTAGACATACTCGATAGGTTACACCGATGA from Shewanella psychromarinicola includes the following:
- a CDS encoding cytochrome c3 family protein, with translation MKTRLTIAAILLAAISMPVLSETVKQEVPQAILPMHETSKPITFDHLRHAQVECTQCHHQNEQRAMSFTSYKCASCHSTAKKDKSEDNAYFNIIHGRKALPGDLGTRCMSCHIKEQKTRSKDKPSLTGCTNSGCHK
- a CDS encoding NADH:flavin oxidoreductase encodes the protein MSIDRRTLIKFMGIAAASASTTVAFGSNASSAAPVSTRKLFEEVKLGTLTLKNRLIRSATSQYRATVDGDPTEDLMRVHRELAQGGVSLIITGLTYIMKDDQYGQAGTGLYDDSQIDLYQKVVKNAHDHGAKIAVQLAMVGPQSDYRIDHRVVYGASKVPHPIYGTVPNKVMTKDDIKFAIQSFIDAALRAKKAGFDAIELHFAHNYLVSQFLFPYYNDRTDEYGGPIENRARFAFEILEAVRGAVGADYPIIAKVHGRDYLGSQAGGNTQDENLFFIKGLVKRGITALDISGGNKVRGMGEFHPELQDEKDQSYFADDAKYISEHVDVPMMVTGGNRSPHLMEKILAEVSNIEAFGFGRTMLSEPNLANNWKQDPNHKPRCLSCNWCIANYGTQKSQCVLNVSRAYIPAGH